In the Corynebacterium kroppenstedtii genome, one interval contains:
- the groL gene encoding chaperonin GroEL (60 kDa chaperone family; promotes refolding of misfolded polypeptides especially under stressful conditions; forms two stacked rings of heptamers to form a barrel-shaped 14mer; ends can be capped by GroES; misfolded proteins enter the barrel where they are refolded when GroES binds) — MAKIIAFDEEARRGLEKGLNTLADAVKVTLGPKGRNVVLEKKWGAPTITNDGVTIAREIELEDPYEKIGAELVKEVAKKTDDVAGDGTTTATVLAQSLVREGLRNVAAGSNPMGIKRGIQAATKAVTKQLLDSAKDIETEEEIAATAGISAADQTIGELIAKAMYKVGDGKLNKDGVITVEESNTFGVDLEVTEGMRFDKGYISGYFATDMERQEAVLEDPYILLVSSKIGNVKDLLPLLEKVMQSGKPLLIVAEDVEGEALSTLVVNKIRGTFKSVAVKAPGFGDRRKAQLQDIAILTGGQVISEEVGLTLENADLPMLGRARKVVVTKDETTIVEGAGSSDQIEGRVKQIRAEIENSDSDYDREKLQERLAKLAGGVAVLKVGAATEVELKERKHRIEDAVRNAKAAAEEGIVAGGGSALLQASSVLDDDLGFSGDEAIGVRILRAALEAPLKQIAINAGFEPGVVADKVANLDEGFGLNAATGEYVNLMDAGINDPVKVTRSALQNASSIASLFLTTEAVVADKPEPAAPAAPGADEMAGMGGF; from the coding sequence ATGGCCAAGATCATTGCTTTCGACGAGGAAGCTCGCCGCGGATTGGAAAAGGGACTCAATACCCTTGCTGATGCAGTCAAGGTGACGTTGGGGCCAAAAGGTCGTAACGTCGTCCTAGAGAAGAAGTGGGGCGCTCCCACGATCACCAATGATGGTGTGACTATCGCCCGCGAAATCGAACTTGAGGATCCGTACGAGAAGATCGGTGCGGAGCTCGTTAAAGAGGTTGCGAAGAAGACCGACGACGTTGCCGGCGACGGTACCACGACAGCAACCGTTCTGGCGCAGTCGCTGGTCCGTGAGGGCCTGCGCAACGTTGCCGCGGGATCTAACCCGATGGGCATCAAGCGTGGTATCCAGGCTGCTACTAAGGCCGTGACCAAGCAGCTGCTGGACTCCGCTAAGGACATCGAAACTGAGGAAGAAATCGCCGCAACTGCTGGCATCTCTGCCGCCGACCAGACCATTGGTGAACTGATCGCCAAGGCCATGTACAAGGTGGGCGACGGAAAACTCAACAAAGACGGCGTTATCACCGTCGAAGAGTCCAACACCTTTGGCGTTGACCTCGAAGTCACCGAAGGCATGCGCTTCGACAAGGGCTACATTTCCGGTTACTTCGCCACCGACATGGAGCGCCAGGAAGCCGTTCTTGAGGATCCGTACATTCTGCTCGTGTCCTCCAAGATCGGTAATGTGAAGGACCTTCTCCCGCTGCTTGAAAAGGTCATGCAGTCCGGGAAGCCGTTGCTGATCGTCGCTGAGGACGTTGAGGGCGAGGCTCTGTCCACCCTGGTTGTTAACAAGATTCGTGGAACCTTCAAGTCGGTTGCTGTTAAGGCTCCGGGCTTCGGTGACCGTCGGAAGGCTCAGCTGCAGGACATCGCGATTCTGACCGGTGGCCAGGTTATTTCCGAAGAAGTTGGGCTCACCCTGGAGAACGCAGACCTCCCGATGCTGGGGCGTGCCCGCAAGGTCGTCGTCACGAAGGACGAGACCACCATCGTTGAGGGCGCTGGCTCCTCCGACCAAATTGAAGGCCGCGTCAAGCAGATCCGTGCAGAGATCGAGAACTCTGACTCGGACTACGACCGCGAAAAGCTTCAGGAGCGCTTGGCCAAGCTGGCTGGTGGCGTCGCTGTCCTGAAGGTGGGTGCCGCAACCGAGGTTGAGTTGAAGGAGCGTAAGCACCGCATTGAGGACGCCGTGCGTAACGCTAAGGCCGCTGCTGAGGAAGGCATCGTTGCTGGTGGTGGATCCGCACTGCTGCAGGCATCCTCCGTGTTGGATGATGACCTCGGATTCTCTGGCGACGAAGCCATCGGTGTTCGCATCCTCCGTGCCGCCCTGGAGGCTCCGTTGAAGCAGATCGCTATCAACGCTGGCTTCGAGCCCGGCGTCGTGGCCGACAAGGTTGCTAACCTCGACGAAGGCTTCGGTTTGAATGCAGCCACGGGCGAATACGTCAACCTGATGGATGCAGGCATTAACGATCCGGTGAAGGTGACACGTTCCGCACTGCAGAACGCATCCTCCATCGCCTCCCTGTTCTTGACCACGGAGGCCGTCGTCGCGGACAAGCCCGAGCCTGCTGCGCCAGCTGCACCGGGTGCCGATGAGATGGCCGGCATGGGTGGATTCTAA
- a CDS encoding dipeptidase translates to MTHDAADSKDTNSTDTAGIYSPEEATRYVTSRMDDVRSWLTELVGCASVHDFAGLEEETTRAANWVVDAFTAAGIPVEKYQTADGSTAVIGLRQPSEGMPTVMLYSHYDVQPATDTDAWDSDPWTLTERNGRWYGRGTADCKGNVVMHLAALHGLKAWEELHPEAPKLGIRVVVEGSEERGGAGLDALLEERPELFSADDILIADSGSDRVGEPALCTSLRGSAGVKVTLHTLEGPVHSGQFGGAAPDALLAMIHLLGTLHDDNGLLTVNGLDTSGHWDGNQADPKNFRKDASVLDGVELYGAAGTTRGDGPSVTDLTVAQPAITVTALDAVPTKDVINAVPASCAAMLNLRVPSTMDPVEAQDKLVKHLEDHVPWGAHITIERESIGEPFRADTSGPLHATLGQAMSDAFRTDVVYNASGGSIPLCAGLLKANPNAELALFGVEEPEARIHSANESVDPSEIKHFAIAELLFLARFGRD, encoded by the coding sequence ATGACTCACGACGCTGCAGACAGCAAAGACACAAACTCGACGGATACGGCGGGCATCTATTCCCCCGAGGAAGCCACCCGCTACGTCACCTCACGGATGGACGACGTTCGCTCGTGGTTAACCGAGCTCGTGGGCTGCGCTTCTGTCCACGACTTCGCCGGCCTCGAGGAGGAAACAACCCGCGCCGCTAACTGGGTGGTCGACGCGTTTACAGCCGCCGGCATCCCCGTCGAAAAGTACCAAACTGCCGACGGTTCCACCGCCGTGATTGGCTTGCGCCAACCCAGCGAGGGTATGCCGACCGTCATGCTGTACTCGCATTATGACGTCCAGCCGGCCACCGATACCGACGCCTGGGATTCCGATCCGTGGACGCTCACCGAACGCAATGGGCGGTGGTACGGGCGCGGCACTGCGGATTGCAAAGGTAATGTCGTGATGCACCTCGCCGCTCTTCATGGGCTCAAAGCGTGGGAGGAACTGCACCCCGAGGCACCGAAGCTCGGCATCCGCGTTGTTGTTGAAGGGTCCGAAGAACGTGGCGGTGCCGGATTAGACGCACTATTAGAGGAGCGCCCCGAGCTTTTCTCTGCCGACGACATCCTGATCGCCGATTCCGGTTCCGATCGTGTTGGTGAACCCGCGCTGTGCACGTCGTTACGCGGTAGTGCAGGAGTAAAAGTCACCTTGCACACACTGGAAGGGCCAGTTCACTCGGGGCAATTCGGCGGAGCTGCGCCCGATGCTCTTCTGGCGATGATCCACCTTCTCGGCACACTGCACGATGACAATGGGTTGCTCACTGTCAATGGTTTGGATACCTCAGGTCACTGGGATGGTAACCAAGCCGACCCCAAGAACTTCCGTAAGGACGCGTCTGTCCTGGATGGTGTCGAACTTTATGGGGCCGCGGGCACCACACGAGGCGACGGCCCCAGCGTCACTGACCTCACCGTCGCACAACCGGCAATCACGGTCACGGCTCTGGACGCGGTTCCTACCAAAGACGTCATCAATGCCGTGCCGGCGAGCTGTGCTGCTATGTTGAACCTGCGCGTCCCCTCAACCATGGACCCCGTTGAGGCTCAAGACAAACTCGTCAAGCACCTGGAAGACCACGTTCCGTGGGGCGCCCACATCACCATCGAGCGCGAGTCAATTGGCGAGCCGTTCCGCGCCGATACCTCGGGACCACTTCACGCCACTCTTGGCCAAGCCATGAGCGACGCCTTCCGCACGGACGTCGTGTATAACGCCTCTGGCGGATCGATCCCGCTCTGCGCGGGCCTTCTCAAGGCCAATCCCAACGCTGAGCTCGCACTCTTCGGCGTCGAGGAACCCGAAGCGCGGATCCACAGCGCTAATGAATCAGTCGACCCCTCCGAGATCAAGCACTTCGCTATCGCGGAATTGCTCTTCCTCGCGCGGTTCGGAAGGGACTAA
- the ppk2 gene encoding polyphosphate kinase 2 produces the protein MADEDDRKKDTTSAEDGAKEGKTSNDEEFHVVDLADTEGYIVDDSDEDDPVLITPDGHRVDTWRENYPYDERMTRKEYEHIKRALQIELLKWQNWTKDTGQKHIILFEGRDAAGKGGTIKRFNEHLNPRGARTVALEKPSPRESTSWYFQRYIEHYPAAGEIVFFDRSWYNRSGVERVMGFCTESQHAEFLREVPMLENMIMGSGISLTKLWFSVTQKEQRTRFAIRQVDPVRQWKLSPMDLASLDKWDDYTRAKEEQFRYTDTNESPWITIKSNDKKRARINAMRYLLSKFEYTDKDYDIVGQPDPKIVKRGRDQIGD, from the coding sequence ATGGCTGATGAAGACGATCGGAAAAAGGACACCACTAGCGCTGAGGACGGTGCTAAGGAGGGAAAAACCTCAAACGATGAGGAGTTCCACGTCGTCGACCTTGCCGATACCGAAGGCTATATCGTCGATGACTCCGATGAAGATGACCCCGTACTTATTACCCCCGATGGGCATCGTGTAGATACATGGCGTGAAAATTACCCCTACGACGAACGCATGACTCGTAAGGAATACGAGCATATTAAGCGTGCCCTCCAGATCGAGTTGCTGAAATGGCAGAACTGGACGAAGGATACGGGGCAGAAGCACATCATTCTCTTCGAAGGGCGTGACGCCGCAGGTAAGGGTGGCACGATCAAGCGATTCAATGAGCACCTAAATCCTCGTGGTGCGCGTACCGTCGCTTTGGAAAAGCCATCGCCACGTGAATCGACGTCATGGTATTTCCAGCGCTACATCGAGCACTATCCCGCAGCCGGCGAGATCGTGTTCTTCGACCGCTCGTGGTACAACAGGTCCGGCGTCGAGCGCGTGATGGGATTTTGTACAGAATCGCAGCATGCGGAGTTCCTGCGCGAGGTTCCCATGCTGGAAAACATGATTATGGGATCCGGAATTAGCTTGACCAAGCTGTGGTTCTCGGTCACACAGAAAGAACAGCGCACGCGCTTCGCTATCCGCCAGGTGGACCCCGTGCGGCAATGGAAGCTATCACCAATGGACTTAGCATCCCTGGATAAGTGGGATGACTATACGCGGGCTAAGGAAGAACAGTTCCGCTATACAGACACGAATGAGTCGCCGTGGATCACGATTAAATCCAATGACAAGAAGCGCGCACGTATTAACGCTATGCGCTATTTGCTCTCCAAGTTTGAATACACTGATAAAGACTACGACATTGTCGGGCAGCCCGATCCGAAAATTGTCAAGCGCGGCCGCGACCAAATCGGTGACTAG